DNA sequence from the Salifodinibacter halophilus genome:
TCTTGGCTGTGGCCGGATTCAAGTGATGGTGGTCGTGGTCGGCCACGACGAGGCTAGCCTGTGTCATAGCAGTTGGCGGGTTTCGAGTTCCGCGATCAGAGCATCGGTGTTGGCAACGCGCTGGCCGCCGGTGCGTGGGGGTGGGGCAGCCACACGTTCGAGTTCGAGTGCTGGTGCGTCGGCGACATCGAATTCGTCGATATGGCGGTGCTCGATGGCTTGTTTCTTGCCGCGCATGATATCGGGCAGGCGCAGATAACGCGGCTCGGCCAAGCGGAGATCGGCGGTAATCAGCGCGGGCAGATCGACATCCAGGGTTTCCAGTCCGCTGTCGAGTTCGCGTGTCACGCGGGCGTTGGTTGCCGTCAGTTCAATGGCCGAGGCAAAACTGGCCTGGGGCCAGCCGAGTTGTGCTGCGGTCATTGGGCCAGTCTGGCCGCAATCGTCGTCAATCGCCTGTTTGCCCATCAGGACCATGTCGGCGTTTTCAGCTTTGGCAACGGCGCTAATTACACGCGCGGCGGCTGGCGGTTGGACATCGTCTTCCGCGGCGATGTGGATCACGCGCCCGCAGCCGAAGGCCGCGGCGGTTTTTAGTTGTTCCGTGGCCGGCTCACTGCCGATCGTCACAGCAACCACTTCATCGACCTGGCCGTCGTCCTGCCAGCGAATGGCCTGTTCCAGCGCGATCTCGTCGAACGGATTGATGCTGTGTTTGATGCCGTCGGTAACCACGCCGCTACCGTCATCACGGATTTGGACGCGCACGTTGTAGTCGATGGTTCGCTTGAGAGCGACCAGTATTTTCATAATCGAAAACATGTTGACGTCGGTAGCCATCACGGCCCCGACGCGGGTGTTTACCTACAGATTGTAATAGTTAGGGCCAGCCCCGCCTTCGGGGACGACCCAATTGATGATCTGATACGGATCCTTAATGTCGCAGGCCTTGCAATGGACGCAATTAGCGGCGTTGATCTGTAACTGTGGTTGACCATTGTCATTGTCAACTACTTCGTAGACGCCGGCCGGGCAGAACGTCGTACACGGGTTGCCATATTCGTGCCGACAACGGGTCATGCAAATATCTGGCTCGAGGATCTGAAGGTGCACCGGCTGGTCTTCATCATGCTCAGTCTGTGCGTAATAGACCGATGATTCGCGCGTGACCGGTGGCAGTTCGCGCGTGTGATATTCGCGACGTTCGGCCGGCGTTTCGTCGTCGATTTCGGCCAGCGA
Encoded proteins:
- a CDS encoding electron transfer flavoprotein subunit beta/FixA family protein, with translation MKILVALKRTIDYNVRVQIRDDGSGVVTDGIKHSINPFDEIALEQAIRWQDDGQVDEVVAVTIGSEPATEQLKTAAAFGCGRVIHIAAEDDVQPPAAARVISAVAKAENADMVLMGKQAIDDDCGQTGPMTAAQLGWPQASFASAIELTATNARVTRELDSGLETLDVDLPALITADLRLAEPRYLRLPDIMRGKKQAIEHRHIDEFDVADAPALELERVAAPPPRTGGQRVANTDALIAELETRQLL